The nucleotide sequence GTGGCCAGTGTCGCGGCAATGCGTGTCGGCGTAGCTGACCAGGATCGCGTACAGAGTGCGCGCGTTGGCGGAGTATCTCGGATCGCACATCCACCGGTTGGCGATCATTCCGAAGGGGAGGTTCCCGCCGCGGCGAACCTCCGGGTCGAGGCTCACCGTTCGCCCGCGTGTGTGTGTGCCGACGCGATGGGCTCGTCGGGGGCGGCGCTGCGAAAGACGCGTTCGGCGGCCAGGTCGAGCGTGTGGGGTTCCGTCCAGTCGATGCCGGGGAATGCCCGGGTGACCCAGTGTCCGATGGCCGCGCGGTCGGCGAGCCTGAGGGAGAGCCGGACGCCGCCCTGGTCGAACACGGCTGCATAGCCGTGGCCGCGCGGACTGATGTGGGTGCGTACCCGGGCCGCGCCGGGGGCGAGGTGGCGGATGGCCATGATCGTGGGCCGGATGCGGGATGACACTTCCGCAGTGGTCGGGATTGCCGGACCCTGTGCGGGCATGCGGGTATCCTCCGTGTGACGGAACGGGCCGGGAGTTGTCGAAGCCGCCGACTCGTTTCTGTTTGTTTGTGTTGTTGTGCTGCTCACTTGTGGGCGCCGGGTGCCTGGAGGTTGCAGCCTCCAGGCACCCGAACATGCGTGCCGCCGGGCGTGGCCGAAGCCATGCCGCGCGAGCACTTTAGTGGTCGACGGGGATGGGAATCCACGCTGACGGCTCCCGGCGTGTCGCCGCTGTACTGCGCGGTTTGACGTTGAGGATCGCCATCGACCAATCTGGTATCCGCCAAGGTTTCCGGGTTGACCAGATAAGGGGCTGTGGATTCATGGCTGCCGCCGAACATGGCGAGAGCGGTCGTACGGTGGCCGACAAGCTGAACTACCTCTTCGCGACCGTTCACCCGGCGTCTCGCGGGCCCTTCAGCAACGCGGAAGTGGCCCGGGAGATCTGCGCGGCCGGCGGCGACACGACTATCTCGTCCAGCACCATCGCCCAACTCCGCTCCGGCGCCAAGGCCAACCCCACCATGAAGACGATAGAGGCGCTCTCTGCCTTCTTCGGGGTTCCCCCGGCCTACTTCTTCGACGACGCAGTAGCGCGGCACACCGATGCCGAAATCGCCGAGGTGATCGCGCTCCGGGACGTCAAGGAAGTGGCCATGCGCGCCAACGGGCTCTCCGAGGGCAGTCTGAAAATGATCAAGGCCGTGATCGAACAGGCCAGATTTCTGGAGGGGTTGGATCCCGATCCCGCGCCAACCGAAGCGGGCGGAGCCTGAAGCGCGCGCCGCTGCGGCGCCGTGTTGACAGCGCGGGGCTCGGCCCTATTTGCCCCCATCCAGGTGGTTGGCCTAAGTTTCCCCCATGACGCGCCGAGGCGGCGACGTGGCGGTGCGAACACAAGCACATGAAATCCGGTCATGCCGGGCGATGTTCTTCGGGGGCACGGTGAGCTTGCGCGGGTTACGAGCCGACTGCACACGCCAAATTCGCGACCTGGATATCCCGACACCTTTCGACGTGGACAGATTCTGCGAGGCCGTCGGCGCGCAGCGCGGACGGCGCATCGTCCGGCGTCCGCTGCCACTCATCGACGACCGCGAG is from Yinghuangia sp. ASG 101 and encodes:
- a CDS encoding helix-turn-helix domain-containing protein gives rise to the protein MAAAEHGESGRTVADKLNYLFATVHPASRGPFSNAEVAREICAAGGDTTISSSTIAQLRSGAKANPTMKTIEALSAFFGVPPAYFFDDAVARHTDAEIAEVIALRDVKEVAMRANGLSEGSLKMIKAVIEQARFLEGLDPDPAPTEAGGA